A window of Micrococcus endophyticus contains these coding sequences:
- the pabB gene encoding aminodeoxychorismate synthase component I, translating into MPAAPAPPEDVPLPPEDAPAPLHVAVRALDAAALAAARHTAATAVAAVYAHAVQRGAGSFWLDSALPDPAEARWSVAGDGLDVLGEEQGRVPSPGPRLVRHADPADPERAWSDLAAAAAPRRVVGGEGLPLRGGLVGWLGYELGLADLGVRPPSRRAGDPAALPAQFWVRPSRYAVADHAAGTLSCCVVALDAAAAEAAADRWAGDVRRALDAARRATQAAADDAAASEVRADVAPEAGTGEAAGAWREDRAAYDEHIARCHAALLAGDSYELCLTTRFDADPALRVDPLALFLELAAHQPAPYAALMEHGTGPRGWAVVSASPERFLAGRDGRYSTKPIKGTAARLPDPVADAEAARTLAADPKTRAENLMIVDLLRNDLSRVCEPGSVQVPSLMAVESYATVHQLVSTVTGTARAGVAPVDVVRSLFPGGSMTGAPKRRTVELLAQWEDSPRGVYSGALGLLGADGAVSLSIVIRTAVLAAGRWGIGAGGAIVADSTAEAEHEEVLLKARGLRRALARADGTARTTTAPPRSR; encoded by the coding sequence ATGCCCGCCGCGCCCGCCCCGCCCGAGGACGTCCCCCTCCCTCCCGAGGACGCCCCCGCCCCGCTGCACGTTGCCGTGCGGGCGCTCGACGCCGCCGCCCTCGCGGCGGCCAGGCACACGGCCGCCACCGCGGTGGCCGCCGTCTACGCCCACGCCGTGCAGCGCGGGGCGGGCTCCTTCTGGCTGGACTCCGCCCTGCCGGACCCGGCCGAGGCCCGCTGGTCCGTGGCTGGCGACGGCCTGGACGTGCTCGGCGAGGAGCAGGGCCGCGTCCCCTCCCCCGGGCCCCGCCTGGTCCGCCACGCCGACCCCGCCGACCCGGAGCGCGCCTGGTCCGACCTGGCGGCCGCGGCGGCGCCGCGCCGGGTCGTCGGCGGCGAGGGCCTGCCGCTGCGCGGCGGGCTCGTGGGCTGGCTGGGCTACGAGCTGGGCCTGGCGGACCTGGGCGTGCGGCCGCCGTCGCGCCGGGCGGGGGATCCCGCCGCGCTGCCCGCCCAGTTCTGGGTGCGCCCCTCGCGCTATGCGGTGGCCGACCACGCGGCGGGGACGCTGAGCTGCTGCGTGGTCGCGCTCGACGCGGCCGCCGCCGAGGCCGCTGCGGACCGCTGGGCCGGGGACGTGCGGCGCGCCCTGGACGCGGCACGCCGCGCCACGCAGGCCGCGGCGGACGACGCCGCGGCCTCCGAGGTCCGGGCCGACGTCGCCCCCGAGGCCGGGACCGGCGAGGCCGCCGGCGCGTGGCGCGAGGACCGGGCCGCCTACGACGAGCACATCGCCCGGTGCCACGCCGCCCTGCTCGCCGGCGACTCCTACGAGCTGTGCCTGACCACCCGCTTCGACGCCGACCCCGCGCTCCGGGTGGACCCGCTGGCCCTGTTCCTCGAGCTCGCCGCGCACCAGCCGGCCCCCTACGCCGCGCTGATGGAGCACGGCACGGGCCCCCGCGGCTGGGCCGTGGTCTCCGCCTCGCCCGAGCGCTTCCTCGCCGGCCGGGACGGCCGTTACTCCACCAAGCCCATCAAGGGCACGGCCGCCCGCCTGCCCGACCCCGTCGCGGACGCCGAGGCCGCCCGCACCCTCGCCGCCGACCCCAAGACGCGCGCGGAGAACCTCATGATCGTGGACCTGCTGCGCAACGACCTCTCCCGCGTGTGCGAGCCCGGCTCCGTGCAGGTCCCCTCGCTCATGGCCGTGGAGAGCTACGCGACCGTGCACCAGCTCGTCTCCACGGTCACCGGGACGGCCCGGGCCGGCGTGGCGCCGGTGGACGTGGTCCGCTCCCTGTTCCCCGGCGGCTCGATGACGGGCGCCCCCAAGCGGCGCACCGTCGAGCTGCTCGCGCAGTGGGAGGACTCCCCGCGCGGCGTGTACTCCGGCGCGCTGGGGCTGCTCGGCGCGGACGGGGCGGTGTCCCTGTCCATCGTGATCCGCACCGCCGTGCTCGCGGCCGGGCGCTGGGGCATCGGCGCCGGCGGGGCGATCGTCGCCGACTCGACCGCCGAGGCCGAGCACGAGGAGGTCCTGCTCAAGGCCCGCGGCCTGCGCCGGGCCCTGGCCCGCGCGGACGGCACGGCCCGCACGACGACGGCGCCGCCCCGCTCGCGGTGA
- a CDS encoding MFS transporter, translated as MDNANGTWLLTASLIGMTIGALTMGWLTDKLGRRKLLIGAVVAFSVLTFVTGFATEAWHIGVLRFFAGLGLGGCLPTAISMVTEFAGRGRGSTGTPGAVPLTASGAAPSSCGPCRPRGPGPGAGRGP; from the coding sequence GTGGACAACGCCAACGGCACCTGGCTGCTGACCGCCTCGCTCATCGGCATGACCATCGGCGCGCTGACCATGGGCTGGCTCACGGACAAGCTGGGCCGCCGCAAGCTGCTGATCGGCGCCGTCGTCGCGTTCTCCGTGCTCACCTTCGTCACCGGCTTCGCCACCGAGGCCTGGCACATCGGCGTGCTGCGCTTCTTCGCGGGCCTGGGCCTCGGCGGCTGCCTGCCCACCGCGATCTCCATGGTCACCGAGTTCGCCGGCCGCGGGCGCGGCTCCACCGGCACCCCCGGCGCCGTCCCGCTCACCGCGAGCGGGGCGGCGCCGTCGTCGTGCGGGCCGTGCCGTCCGCGCGGGCCAGGGCCCGGCGCAGGCCGCGGGCCTTGA
- a CDS encoding SIR2 family NAD-dependent protein deacylase, translating into MSHPSSGDLSETVPTADLDAVRALVAQARRPVVLTGAGMSAESGIPTFRDTQTGLWERYSPEQLATEDAFLADPDLVWSWYRWRTRMVRARRPNPGHDAVAHWQRAVPGLEVVTQNVDDLHERAGARVLAHLHGSLFEHRCAECGAPADVDPGAPADAEAAGSEADLEAMLREAPPTCPACGTGRIRPGVVWFGEMLPQEPWERTYEALERCDLALVVGTSGLVQPAASLPFVALGAGAAVVEVNPVETELSGAVTHALRGSAGAVLPALVAGV; encoded by the coding sequence ATGAGCCATCCCTCCTCCGGCGACCTTTCCGAGACCGTCCCCACGGCGGACCTCGACGCCGTCCGCGCCCTCGTCGCGCAGGCGCGGCGCCCGGTGGTGCTCACCGGCGCCGGCATGAGCGCGGAGTCCGGGATCCCCACGTTCCGGGACACCCAGACCGGCCTGTGGGAGCGGTACTCCCCCGAGCAGCTCGCCACGGAGGACGCGTTCCTGGCGGACCCGGACCTCGTGTGGTCCTGGTACCGGTGGCGGACCCGCATGGTCCGGGCGCGCCGCCCGAACCCGGGGCACGACGCCGTCGCGCACTGGCAGCGGGCCGTGCCCGGCCTCGAGGTGGTCACCCAGAACGTGGACGACCTGCACGAGCGGGCCGGCGCCCGCGTGCTCGCGCACCTGCACGGCTCGCTGTTCGAGCACCGCTGCGCCGAGTGCGGGGCCCCGGCGGACGTGGACCCGGGCGCGCCCGCGGACGCCGAGGCGGCCGGCTCGGAGGCGGACCTGGAGGCGATGCTGCGCGAGGCGCCGCCGACGTGCCCGGCGTGCGGGACGGGACGGATCCGGCCGGGCGTGGTGTGGTTCGGAGAGATGCTGCCGCAGGAGCCGTGGGAGCGCACCTACGAGGCGCTGGAGCGCTGCGACCTGGCCCTCGTCGTCGGCACCTCGGGCCTGGTCCAGCCGGCCGCGTCCCTGCCGTTCGTGGCGCTGGGAGCCGGGGCCGCCGTCGTCGAGGTGAACCCCGTGGAGACCGAGCTGAGCGGCGCGGTGACGCACGCGCTGCGCGGCTCGGCCGGGGCGGTGCTGCCCGCGCTCGTCGCCGGCGTCTGA
- a CDS encoding iron ABC transporter substrate-binding protein, producing the protein MPQSRALSRGVRLSAVSATLLLALTACAGGTGGSGSDSASGAASGSASAAESDKKVTLYSGRSEDLVQPILDEFTDETGIEVEVRYDKTPAMAAQLIEEGEGSPADVFLSQDAGALGAVAKEGLFTPLAQETLDRVPETYRDDEGDWVGLTGRVRVLAYNEEKVPEADLPTSVDELTDPKWKGRVGVAPTNASFQTFVTALRLQKGEDEARTWLEDFAANDPQRREKNGEILADVDAGTLDTGLVNHYYLVELAREKGVAPEELGASLHFFPDGDLGSLVNVSGMGLVGEQEDGDAAALVEYLLSEDGQSYFAEETGEYPLVEGVEPPAGFPELSEVKAPDVDLNDLDDLQTTIQMIQEAGLL; encoded by the coding sequence ATGCCCCAGTCCCGCGCCCTCTCGCGTGGTGTCCGCCTCTCGGCCGTGTCCGCCACGCTGCTGCTCGCCCTGACCGCCTGCGCCGGCGGCACCGGCGGCTCCGGCTCGGACTCCGCGTCCGGCGCGGCGTCCGGCTCCGCCTCCGCCGCCGAGTCGGACAAGAAGGTCACCCTGTACTCGGGCCGCAGCGAGGACCTCGTCCAGCCGATCCTGGACGAGTTCACCGACGAGACCGGCATCGAGGTGGAGGTCCGCTACGACAAGACCCCCGCCATGGCCGCGCAGCTGATCGAGGAGGGCGAGGGCTCCCCCGCCGACGTGTTCCTCTCCCAGGATGCGGGCGCGCTCGGCGCCGTCGCCAAGGAGGGCCTGTTCACGCCCCTCGCCCAGGAGACCCTGGACCGCGTGCCCGAGACCTACCGGGACGACGAGGGCGACTGGGTCGGCCTGACCGGCCGCGTCCGCGTGCTGGCCTACAACGAGGAGAAGGTCCCCGAGGCCGACCTCCCGACGTCGGTCGACGAGCTGACCGATCCGAAGTGGAAGGGCCGCGTCGGCGTCGCCCCCACCAACGCGTCCTTCCAGACGTTCGTCACCGCCCTTCGCCTGCAGAAGGGCGAGGACGAGGCCCGGACCTGGCTTGAGGACTTCGCCGCCAACGACCCGCAGCGCCGCGAGAAGAACGGCGAGATCCTCGCCGACGTGGACGCCGGCACCCTGGACACCGGCCTGGTCAACCACTACTACCTGGTCGAGCTGGCCCGGGAGAAGGGCGTCGCCCCGGAGGAGCTGGGCGCGTCCCTGCACTTCTTCCCCGACGGCGACCTCGGCTCGCTGGTGAACGTGTCCGGCATGGGCCTGGTGGGCGAGCAGGAGGACGGCGACGCCGCCGCCCTCGTGGAGTACCTTCTCTCCGAGGACGGTCAGTCGTACTTCGCCGAGGAGACCGGCGAGTACCCGCTCGTGGAGGGCGTGGAGCCGCCGGCCGGCTTCCCGGAGCTCTCCGAGGTCAAGGCCCCCGACGTGGACCTCAACGACCTGGACGACCTCCAGACCACCATCCAGATGATCCAGGAGGCGGGCCTGCTCTGA
- a CDS encoding ABC transporter permease subunit, with product MAAAVAVVPIGYLFLRTAQGGFGPWLDAVVSPRVGALAATSLALTAVVTALCLVIGVGAAWLVTRTDTPGRGLLAVLLALPLAVPSYVAAFTWVSVSDLLPGVEAGRFEGFWAAVTVMTLYTYPYVYLPVAAALSRIDPGQEDVARSLGRGPAATLFTVTLAQVRPAIAGGALLVALYVLSDFGAVAILRLDTFTRAIFTALEVGFNRQLALTLATVLVLLTVLVLWGESRTRRADDGVRSGRTVRRVSVHRLGRSRWVGTGLLAVVTGAALGVPAVSLVRWMGEGTSLSAVRDRWLDAVSGSVVLAGAGAALTLALALPIGILAARHPGRVTRIAERAAFLAHGLPGVVVGLSLVFLGVSLVPALYQTTWMVAFAYATLFLPLAVTSVAGAVAQSSPALEEAARSLGSSGAEVLRRVTLPLALPGVGAGVALVALTAMKELPATLLLRPTGMDTLATRLWNATSVGRYAEAAPYALTLVLLAAVPTWVVVHRTGIVAAGRGRSSAPSTPNEVSE from the coding sequence GTGGCCGCGGCGGTCGCGGTCGTCCCCATCGGCTACCTGTTCCTGCGCACCGCCCAGGGCGGGTTCGGCCCCTGGCTGGACGCCGTCGTGAGCCCGCGCGTGGGCGCCCTGGCCGCCACCTCGCTCGCGCTCACCGCCGTGGTGACCGCACTGTGCCTGGTGATCGGCGTGGGCGCCGCCTGGCTCGTGACCCGCACGGACACGCCCGGCCGCGGCCTGCTGGCCGTCCTGCTGGCGCTGCCGCTGGCCGTGCCCTCCTACGTGGCGGCGTTCACGTGGGTGTCCGTCTCGGACCTGCTGCCCGGCGTGGAGGCGGGGCGCTTCGAGGGGTTCTGGGCCGCGGTGACGGTGATGACCCTCTACACGTACCCGTACGTATACCTGCCGGTGGCGGCCGCGCTCTCCCGCATCGACCCCGGCCAGGAGGACGTGGCCCGCTCGCTCGGCCGCGGCCCCGCCGCCACGCTGTTCACCGTCACGCTCGCCCAAGTGCGCCCGGCGATCGCCGGCGGCGCCCTGCTGGTGGCCCTCTACGTGCTCTCCGACTTCGGCGCCGTGGCCATCCTGCGCCTGGACACCTTCACCCGGGCGATCTTCACGGCGCTCGAGGTGGGCTTCAACCGGCAGCTCGCCCTCACCCTGGCCACCGTGCTCGTGCTGCTGACGGTGCTGGTGCTCTGGGGCGAGTCCCGCACCCGCCGGGCCGACGACGGCGTCCGCTCCGGTCGCACGGTCCGCCGGGTCAGCGTGCACCGGCTGGGCCGGTCCCGCTGGGTCGGCACCGGGCTCCTCGCCGTGGTCACGGGCGCCGCGCTGGGCGTGCCCGCGGTGAGCCTGGTCCGCTGGATGGGCGAGGGCACGTCCCTGTCCGCCGTGCGGGACCGCTGGCTCGACGCCGTCTCCGGCTCCGTGGTCCTGGCGGGCGCGGGCGCGGCGCTCACCCTCGCCCTCGCCCTGCCGATCGGCATCCTCGCCGCCCGCCACCCGGGGCGCGTCACCCGGATCGCCGAGCGCGCCGCGTTCCTCGCGCACGGGCTGCCCGGCGTCGTCGTGGGGCTCTCCCTCGTGTTCCTCGGGGTCTCCCTGGTCCCGGCGCTCTACCAGACCACGTGGATGGTGGCCTTCGCCTACGCCACCCTGTTCCTGCCGCTGGCGGTCACGTCGGTGGCCGGGGCCGTCGCCCAGTCCTCCCCTGCCCTCGAGGAGGCGGCCCGGTCCCTGGGCTCCTCGGGCGCCGAGGTGCTGCGCCGCGTGACCCTGCCGCTGGCGCTGCCGGGGGTGGGCGCCGGCGTCGCGCTGGTGGCCCTCACCGCCATGAAGGAGCTGCCCGCCACGCTGCTGCTGCGGCCCACCGGCATGGACACGCTCGCCACCCGCCTGTGGAACGCCACCAGCGTGGGCCGGTACGCCGAGGCCGCCCCCTACGCGCTCACCCTCGTGCTGCTCGCCGCGGTGCCCACGTGGGTGGTGGTCCACCGCACGGGGATCGTCGCGGCCGGGCGCGGCCGCTCGAGCGCCCCGTCGACCCCGAACGAGGTGTCAGAATGA
- a CDS encoding ABC transporter ATP-binding protein, producing the protein MPSPAASTRASRPAGPRPGVGHAVSVADLGASYGEGPVLEGVQFDLEPGELLAVLGPSGCGKTTLLRCLAGFERIESGRISLAGSVVALPRVHVPAHRRHVAVVPQDGALFPHLSVAENVGFGLRRRRPGRMARIQECLELVDLAGHGERMPHELSGGQQQRVALARAMAPRPPLILLDEPFGALDASLRSGLRRDVRQALKEDGATAVLVTHDQSEALSMADRVAVMRAGRLRQLGTPDEVYAHPADAWVAAFVGEASLLPLLDVTGPERDGGRRIGRTALGPVPLHGARAATAVPGDLVVVRPEHVRGTLDPTVDVDGVEAARVWTPATVVDVDYRGHDSVATVQLADGTRAQARVEGALPPLDAACGVRLAGPCAVVAPGE; encoded by the coding sequence ATGCCCTCCCCCGCCGCCTCGACCCGCGCGTCCCGCCCGGCCGGTCCCCGGCCCGGCGTCGGCCACGCCGTGTCCGTGGCCGACCTCGGCGCCTCCTACGGGGAGGGGCCCGTCCTGGAGGGCGTGCAGTTCGACCTGGAGCCGGGCGAGCTGCTCGCCGTGCTCGGCCCCTCCGGCTGCGGGAAGACCACGCTGCTGCGCTGCCTGGCCGGCTTCGAGCGCATCGAGTCCGGCCGCATCAGCCTTGCCGGCTCCGTGGTGGCCCTGCCCCGCGTGCACGTGCCCGCCCACCGCCGGCACGTGGCCGTGGTGCCCCAGGACGGCGCCCTGTTCCCGCACCTGAGCGTGGCGGAGAACGTGGGCTTCGGGCTGCGCCGCCGCCGGCCCGGGCGGATGGCCCGCATCCAGGAGTGCCTCGAGCTCGTGGACCTCGCCGGCCACGGCGAGCGCATGCCGCACGAGCTCTCCGGCGGCCAGCAGCAGCGCGTGGCCCTGGCCCGGGCGATGGCCCCGCGCCCGCCGCTGATCCTGCTGGACGAGCCCTTCGGCGCCCTCGACGCCTCCCTGCGCAGCGGCCTGCGCCGGGACGTGCGCCAGGCGCTGAAGGAGGACGGCGCCACGGCCGTGCTCGTCACCCACGACCAGTCCGAGGCCCTGTCCATGGCCGACCGCGTGGCCGTGATGCGGGCCGGGCGCCTGCGCCAGCTGGGCACGCCGGACGAGGTGTACGCGCACCCGGCCGACGCCTGGGTCGCCGCGTTCGTCGGGGAGGCCTCCCTGCTGCCGCTGCTGGACGTGACCGGGCCGGAGCGCGACGGCGGCCGGCGGATCGGGCGCACCGCCCTCGGCCCGGTGCCCCTGCACGGGGCGCGTGCGGCCACGGCTGTGCCCGGGGACCTCGTGGTGGTCCGCCCCGAACACGTGCGCGGCACCCTCGACCCGACCGTGGACGTGGACGGGGTCGAGGCCGCGCGCGTCTGGACGCCCGCCACCGTGGTGGACGTGGACTACCGCGGCCACGACTCGGTGGCCACGGTCCAGCTGGCCGACGGCACCCGGGCCCAGGCCCGCGTGGAGGGGGCGCTGCCCCCCCTCGACGCCGCCTGCGGGGTCCGGCTCGCGGGCCCGTGCGCCGTCGTCGCCCCGGGCGAGTGA
- a CDS encoding deoxyguanosinetriphosphate triphosphohydrolase, which produces MLFGPQGRPPYAGRAVQTPGYTPWDRERWLPEPPKSSYRSDFERDRARVLHSAGLRRLGAKTQVVAPDADDFARTRLTHSLEVAQVGRELGRSLGCDPDLVDTACLSHDLGHPPFGHNGEKALDALSADVGGFEGNAQTLRLLARLEQKKLFEDGSSAGLNLTRAALDAACKYPWTREDAPLRPDGTRSRKFGVYEDDLPVFRWFREGVSGSRKSMEAQVMDLADDISYSVHDVEDGVVNAAFQPKWLAIPEHRERVVETTRQWYLPLTDPAEVDEALARLEATDVWVSEMDGSRRALAAMKDMTSQLIGRFCTAAFDATRQVFGNEPLTRHGADVVVPAETETEIAVMKGIAAAYVMASEQRQPLYARQRELLAELVELLDASGDRYLEPMFAFDWREAADEAARRRVVLDQVASLTDSTALEWHHTLVQGAEFTRVWI; this is translated from the coding sequence GTGCTGTTCGGCCCCCAGGGCCGGCCGCCGTACGCGGGCCGCGCGGTCCAGACGCCGGGCTACACCCCGTGGGACCGGGAGCGCTGGCTGCCGGAGCCGCCCAAGTCCTCCTACCGCTCGGACTTCGAGCGGGACCGCGCCCGCGTGCTGCACTCCGCCGGCCTGCGCCGCCTGGGCGCCAAGACCCAGGTGGTGGCCCCGGACGCGGACGACTTCGCCCGCACCCGCCTCACCCACTCCCTCGAGGTGGCCCAGGTGGGCCGCGAGCTCGGCCGGTCCCTCGGCTGCGACCCGGACCTCGTGGACACCGCGTGCCTCTCCCACGACCTCGGCCACCCGCCGTTCGGGCACAACGGGGAGAAGGCGCTGGACGCGCTGAGCGCGGACGTCGGCGGGTTCGAGGGCAACGCCCAGACCCTGCGCCTGCTGGCCCGCCTCGAGCAGAAGAAGCTCTTCGAGGACGGCTCATCCGCCGGCCTCAACCTCACCCGCGCGGCCCTGGACGCCGCCTGCAAGTACCCGTGGACCCGCGAGGACGCCCCGCTGCGCCCGGACGGCACCCGCTCGCGCAAGTTCGGCGTCTACGAGGACGACCTGCCGGTGTTCCGCTGGTTCCGCGAGGGCGTGTCCGGCTCCCGCAAGTCCATGGAGGCCCAGGTGATGGACCTGGCCGACGACATCTCCTATTCGGTGCACGACGTGGAGGACGGCGTGGTCAACGCCGCGTTCCAGCCCAAGTGGCTGGCCATCCCCGAGCATCGCGAGCGCGTGGTGGAGACCACCCGCCAGTGGTACCTGCCCCTCACCGACCCGGCCGAGGTGGACGAGGCGCTCGCCCGTCTCGAGGCCACGGACGTGTGGGTCTCCGAGATGGACGGCTCCCGGCGCGCGCTCGCGGCCATGAAGGACATGACGAGCCAGCTGATCGGCCGGTTCTGCACGGCCGCCTTCGACGCCACCCGGCAGGTGTTCGGCAACGAGCCGCTCACCCGCCACGGCGCCGACGTCGTGGTGCCCGCGGAGACCGAGACGGAGATCGCGGTGATGAAGGGCATCGCCGCCGCCTACGTGATGGCCTCGGAGCAGCGTCAGCCGCTCTACGCCCGCCAGCGCGAGCTGCTCGCCGAGCTCGTGGAGCTGCTGGACGCCTCCGGGGACCGCTACCTGGAGCCGATGTTCGCCTTCGACTGGCGCGAGGCCGCCGACGAGGCCGCCCGGCGCCGCGTGGTCCTGGACCAGGTCGCCTCGCTCACCGACTCCACCGCGCTCGAGTGGCACCACACGCTGGTGCAGGGAGCCGAGTTCACGCGCGTCTGGATCTGA
- the dusB gene encoding tRNA dihydrouridine synthase DusB, with protein MTVSSSTTTPERGAATDGLSAADPAAGAPAAVDPHASHYAKSAGAGRRIADDEQLHEGRHAAPTTDRLSLPALTLGPITVDVPVVLAPMAGITNTAFRRLCREYGGGLYVNEMVTARALVERKPESMRIIKHDPDEVPRSVQLYSVDPVTTGAAVRMLVEEDRADHIDLNFGCPVPKVTRRGGGSALPWKSELFASIVKAAVTEAGRKDIPVTVKMRRGIDEDHLTFLDAGRTARDLGVAAVALHGRTTRQFYSGTAVWEDIARLREALPDIPVLGNGDIWSAEDAIAMVEQTGVDGVVIGRGCQGRPWLFGDLQAAFEGRHDRFRPTLGMVADTLYRHAELLVDTFEGDELKALRDIRKHVAWYFKGYPVGSEIRTALSTVPDLATMAEILSRVDRDQPYPGLDAEGPRGRSGAPKRPHLPDGWLDSRELNAEQKAMIAAAELDVSGG; from the coding sequence ATGACTGTCTCCTCCTCCACCACGACGCCGGAGCGCGGCGCCGCCACGGACGGCCTGTCCGCCGCGGACCCGGCGGCGGGCGCGCCGGCCGCCGTCGACCCGCACGCCTCCCACTACGCCAAGTCCGCCGGGGCCGGCCGCCGCATCGCCGACGACGAGCAGCTCCACGAGGGCCGCCACGCCGCCCCCACCACGGACCGCCTCTCCCTGCCCGCCCTGACCCTGGGCCCGATCACCGTGGACGTCCCGGTGGTCCTCGCCCCCATGGCCGGCATCACCAACACCGCCTTCCGCCGCCTGTGCCGCGAGTACGGCGGCGGCCTGTACGTCAACGAGATGGTCACCGCGCGCGCCCTCGTGGAGCGCAAGCCGGAGTCCATGCGGATCATCAAGCACGACCCGGACGAGGTCCCGCGCTCCGTGCAGCTGTACTCGGTGGACCCGGTCACCACGGGTGCCGCCGTGCGCATGCTCGTCGAGGAGGACCGCGCGGACCACATCGACCTCAACTTCGGCTGCCCCGTGCCCAAGGTGACCCGCCGCGGCGGCGGCTCCGCCCTGCCGTGGAAGTCCGAGCTGTTCGCCTCCATCGTGAAGGCCGCCGTCACCGAGGCCGGCAGGAAGGACATCCCGGTCACCGTGAAGATGCGCCGCGGCATCGACGAGGACCACCTGACGTTCCTCGACGCCGGCCGCACCGCCCGCGACCTGGGCGTGGCCGCCGTCGCCCTCCACGGGCGCACCACCCGCCAGTTCTACTCCGGCACCGCCGTGTGGGAGGACATCGCGCGCCTGCGCGAGGCCCTGCCGGACATCCCCGTGCTCGGCAACGGGGACATCTGGTCCGCCGAGGACGCGATCGCCATGGTCGAGCAGACCGGCGTGGACGGCGTCGTGATCGGCCGCGGCTGCCAGGGGCGGCCGTGGCTGTTCGGGGACCTCCAGGCCGCGTTCGAGGGCCGACACGACCGCTTCCGCCCCACCCTCGGGATGGTCGCGGACACCCTGTACCGCCACGCCGAGCTGCTCGTGGACACCTTCGAAGGCGACGAGCTCAAGGCCCTGCGGGACATCCGCAAGCACGTGGCCTGGTACTTCAAGGGCTACCCCGTGGGCTCCGAGATCCGCACCGCCCTCTCCACCGTGCCGGACCTGGCCACCATGGCCGAGATCCTCTCCCGGGTGGACCGGGACCAGCCGTACCCGGGCCTGGACGCCGAGGGCCCGCGCGGCCGCTCCGGCGCGCCCAAGCGCCCCCACCTGCCGGACGGCTGGCTGGACTCCCGCGAGCTGAACGCGGAGCAGAAGGCCATGATCGCCGCCGCCGAGCTGGACGTCTCCGGTGGCTGA
- a CDS encoding ankyrin repeat domain-containing protein yields the protein MTEQPQDPRQDQTAAEPAPEPAEALAAETTDAVAPEAAPGEAGQPSPEMLELAGRMFDAARSGDAATLEAYIVAGLNPDLQNGKGDTFLTLAAYHDQPAVVEMLIRVGADVEKANDRGQRPLTCATFKGDVASMRLLLAAGADPDAGTPSARQTAQMFGGEEITAVLDEPR from the coding sequence ATGACCGAGCAGCCGCAGGACCCGCGCCAGGACCAGACCGCCGCCGAGCCCGCCCCCGAGCCCGCCGAGGCGCTCGCGGCGGAGACGACCGACGCCGTCGCCCCCGAGGCCGCGCCGGGCGAGGCCGGCCAGCCCTCACCGGAGATGCTGGAGCTGGCCGGGCGGATGTTCGACGCCGCCCGCAGCGGGGACGCCGCGACCCTTGAGGCCTACATCGTGGCGGGGCTGAACCCGGACCTGCAGAACGGCAAGGGGGACACCTTCCTCACCCTCGCCGCCTACCACGACCAGCCGGCCGTGGTGGAGATGCTGATCCGCGTGGGCGCGGACGTGGAGAAGGCCAACGACCGCGGCCAGCGCCCCCTGACCTGCGCCACCTTCAAGGGGGACGTGGCGTCCATGCGGCTGCTCCTGGCCGCCGGCGCCGACCCGGACGCCGGCACGCCCTCGGCCCGCCAGACCGCGCAGATGTTCGGCGGCGAGGAGATCACCGCGGTGCTCGACGAGCCGCGCTGA
- a CDS encoding LLM class flavin-dependent oxidoreductase, whose product MTKKHLGFLNFGHWIHRDPVGGRPAEPDAKAALDDVVQMAVDAEAAGLDGAWIRIHHFQRMFSSPFPILTAMAARTQRIHLGTGVIDLR is encoded by the coding sequence ATGACCAAGAAACACCTCGGATTCCTCAACTTCGGGCACTGGATCCACCGCGACCCCGTGGGCGGGCGCCCCGCCGAGCCGGACGCGAAGGCCGCCCTGGACGACGTCGTGCAGATGGCCGTGGACGCCGAGGCCGCCGGCCTGGACGGCGCGTGGATCCGCATCCACCACTTCCAGCGCATGTTCTCCTCCCCGTTCCCGATCCTCACCGCGATGGCCGCGCGCACGCAGCGGATCCACCTGGGCACCGGCGTGATCGACCTGCGCTAG
- a CDS encoding heavy metal-responsive transcriptional regulator: MRIGELAERAGTTAKTLRFYEGQGLLPPAERTQSGYRDYAPETVARIDFVHRGQAAGLTLAQIRQILDIRDGGHAPCEHVRDLLDVRLAEIEQQIAQLSVLRDTIADLRQDAAHPDPETCSTDQVCRYL, encoded by the coding sequence ATGCGCATCGGAGAACTCGCCGAACGCGCGGGCACCACGGCGAAGACGCTCCGCTTCTACGAGGGGCAGGGGCTGCTTCCGCCGGCCGAGCGCACGCAGTCCGGCTATCGCGACTACGCACCCGAGACGGTCGCCCGGATCGACTTCGTCCACCGCGGCCAGGCCGCCGGCCTCACCCTCGCCCAGATCCGCCAGATCCTCGACATCCGCGACGGCGGCCATGCGCCCTGCGAGCACGTGCGCGACCTGCTTGACGTGCGCCTCGCTGAGATCGAGCAGCAGATCGCGCAGCTCTCCGTGCTGCGCGACACTATCGCGGACCTCAGACAGGACGCCGCGCACCCGGACCCTGAAACGTGCAGCACCGATCAAGTGTGTAGGTACTTGTAG